A part of Caviibacter abscessus genomic DNA contains:
- a CDS encoding hemolysin family protein: MNGELVLLFIATLLLIVFKIIEEQLDKKYKEIVILYRYIFISSILFALKDFHINAIISTILLLLICEYIPRIIKNKYSELVYEYVKWLIILLSYIIFPVYYILKLIFREQVEQFSEEEIYEEPEEDQFSQTTVKEIMTPRTSLFALNMEDTIGAHLSEIAEQGFSRIPVYTESIDNIEGILYIKDILTAKHSTKIKDLARKAVYVPEAKPIEKMLEEFKLNQSHIAVIIDEYGGTSGIVTIEDILEEIVGEIRDEYDIEVDNIIKLTDNIFEVMGETSVEEINEEIGIEIPLSEEYETISGFVQYKLGKVAQENDQLNEPLYIIRVIEVENKKIIKLKIILLDMGGSKQ, translated from the coding sequence ATGAACGGGGAATTAGTCCTCTTGTTTATAGCAACCTTACTTTTAATTGTTTTTAAGATAATTGAAGAACAATTAGATAAAAAATATAAAGAAATAGTAATATTATACAGATATATATTTATATCTAGTATTTTATTTGCTTTAAAGGATTTTCATATAAATGCGATAATTTCTACAATATTATTGCTTTTAATTTGTGAATATATACCAAGAATTATAAAAAATAAATATAGTGAATTGGTATATGAATATGTAAAATGGTTAATTATCTTACTTTCTTACATAATATTTCCGGTTTATTACATACTAAAATTAATATTTAGAGAACAGGTAGAACAATTTTCCGAAGAGGAAATTTATGAAGAACCTGAAGAAGATCAATTTTCACAAACAACAGTAAAAGAAATAATGACTCCAAGAACATCACTTTTTGCACTTAACATGGAAGATACAATAGGAGCACATTTATCAGAAATAGCCGAGCAAGGATTTTCAAGAATACCTGTATATACTGAAAGTATAGATAATATTGAAGGAATATTGTATATTAAAGATATACTTACTGCAAAGCATAGTACTAAAATAAAAGATTTAGCAAGAAAAGCAGTATATGTTCCTGAAGCAAAACCTATTGAAAAGATGCTTGAAGAATTTAAACTTAACCAAAGCCATATAGCAGTAATAATTGATGAATATGGTGGAACATCCGGAATTGTAACTATAGAGGATATTTTAGAAGAAATTGTCGGTGAAATAAGGGATGAGTACGACATTGAAGTTGATAATATAATAAAATTGACAGATAATATATTTGAAGTCATGGGTGAGACATCTGTTGAAGAAATAAATGAAGAAATAGGAATTGAAATACCTTTATCGGAAGAGTATGAAACTATTTCAGGATTTGTTCAATATAAGCTTGGAAAAGTTGCACAAGAAAATGATCAATTAAATGAACCTTTATATATTATTAGGGTAATAGAAGTTGAGAATAAAAAAATAATTAAATTAAAAATTATTTTATTAGATATGGGAGGAAGTAAACAATGA
- a CDS encoding bifunctional 5,10-methylenetetrahydrofolate dehydrogenase/5,10-methenyltetrahydrofolate cyclohydrolase gives MKKKMTKIIDGKSISEKILSNLKNQHDEIIEKHNTHAGLAVILVGNDKASQVYVRNKERACSKVGIKTITITMPETSTKEEIINKIKELNADENIDGILLQMPLPKHLNSVEIIENIDFRKDVDGLTAKSLGNLVLNLDGFKPCTAQGIIKLLKEYNIEIEGANTVIVGRSNIVGKPLANMLINLSATVQVCHTKTKNLYEKLENADIVIVAVGVKHLIKAEHLKKGAVIIDVGINRVESKLYGDVDFENVIQKNEVSYITPVPGGVGPMTIACLMENIINSKLTSINKYSRI, from the coding sequence ATGAAGAAAAAAATGACTAAAATTATAGACGGAAAAAGTATTTCGGAGAAAATACTTAGTAATTTAAAAAATCAGCATGATGAAATAATAGAAAAGCATAATACGCATGCAGGTTTAGCAGTAATATTGGTTGGAAATGATAAAGCATCTCAAGTTTATGTGAGAAATAAAGAGCGTGCTTGTAGTAAAGTTGGAATTAAAACAATCACTATAACAATGCCTGAGACTTCTACAAAAGAAGAGATTATAAATAAAATAAAAGAATTAAACGCAGATGAAAATATAGATGGTATTTTACTTCAAATGCCATTACCAAAACATTTAAATAGTGTTGAAATAATAGAAAATATTGATTTTAGAAAAGATGTAGATGGACTTACAGCTAAAAGTTTAGGGAATTTAGTATTAAATCTTGATGGTTTTAAACCATGTACAGCACAAGGAATAATAAAACTACTTAAAGAATATAACATAGAAATAGAAGGAGCTAATACCGTTATTGTCGGAAGAAGTAATATAGTAGGTAAACCACTTGCAAATATGCTTATTAATCTTTCCGCTACAGTACAAGTTTGTCATACTAAAACAAAAAATTTATACGAAAAACTAGAAAATGCTGATATAGTAATAGTTGCAGTTGGAGTAAAACATTTAATAAAAGCAGAGCATTTAAAAAAAGGTGCAGTAATTATTGATGTAGGTATCAACAGAGTTGAAAGTAAGTTATATGGAGACGTTGATTTTGAAAATGTAATACAAAAAAATGAAGTTTCATATATCACTCCTGTACCTGGTGGAGTAGGACCAATGACTATTGCTTGTCTTATGGAAAATATAATAAATAGTAAATTGACAAGTATTAATAAATATAGTAGGATATAA
- a CDS encoding redox-sensing transcriptional repressor Rex — protein MIENSGINEQYMLNDISNMMIARLTQYLSILQEVQKQKENINSGELATKMKSTSAQVRKDLSTFGEFGVRGKGYSVKKLIQIIEHILGVDSENNVILIGHGKMGAMISNNMAVLGKGFKIIGVFDKDLSKVGKKINSLGLTVNNVDMLESFIHENKVDEVILAVTREYAQEMADELIRLGIKAILNLTAYKLDVPSNVVVINVDISAKLQELNFWKNHISIWSDEEKND, from the coding sequence ATGATAGAAAATAGTGGTATAAATGAACAGTATATGTTAAATGACATATCAAATATGATGATTGCAAGACTTACACAATATCTAAGTATTTTACAGGAAGTACAAAAACAAAAAGAAAATATTAATTCAGGTGAATTAGCTACTAAAATGAAAAGTACATCTGCTCAAGTAAGAAAGGATTTATCAACTTTTGGAGAATTTGGAGTTAGGGGTAAAGGGTATAGTGTAAAGAAATTAATACAAATAATAGAACATATTTTAGGTGTAGATAGCGAAAATAATGTAATACTGATAGGGCATGGAAAAATGGGAGCCATGATCAGTAATAATATGGCAGTTTTGGGAAAAGGATTTAAAATAATAGGTGTTTTTGATAAAGATTTATCAAAGGTTGGAAAAAAGATTAATTCACTTGGGTTAACAGTAAATAATGTTGATATGCTAGAAAGTTTTATACATGAAAATAAAGTAGATGAAGTAATATTAGCTGTAACTAGAGAATATGCTCAAGAAATGGCTGATGAATTAATAAGACTGGGTATAAAAGCTATATTAAATTTAACTGCATATAAATTAGATGTTCCAAGTAATGTTGTTGTTATAAACGTAGATATATCTGCAAAATTACAAGAACTTAATTTTTGGAAAAACCATATTTCAATCTGGAGCGATGAAGAAAAAAATGACTAA
- the fmt gene encoding methionyl-tRNA formyltransferase, whose product MKTVFMGTPDFAIPSLKVLKENTDLKLIFTKEDKVNARGKKILFSPVKQFALENEIECIQPTSLKKDEILDKIKEINPDLIVVVAYGKIIPKSIIDIPRLGIINVHSSILPKYRGASPIHSALINGDSETGISIMFINEGLDTGDVLEVLKTEILEEDNLGTLTDRLSKLGAQGLENTIPKLINNTYIATKQDDSKATLVKPIKKEEMQIDFDKTKEQIFNLVRGLSPSPCAYTIKNGEHIKIYSVQKLEKKYDLANGVVAELTKKGPVISCANGSILISSAKFEGKKLMTGQDIVNGRKLLVGDIIYDRK is encoded by the coding sequence ATAAAAACAGTATTTATGGGAACACCTGATTTTGCAATACCAAGCCTTAAGGTGTTAAAAGAAAATACAGATTTAAAATTAATATTTACTAAAGAAGATAAAGTAAATGCAAGAGGAAAAAAGATTCTTTTTTCACCGGTTAAGCAGTTTGCTTTAGAAAATGAAATAGAATGTATACAACCTACAAGTTTAAAAAAAGATGAAATTTTAGATAAAATAAAAGAGATTAATCCTGATTTAATCGTTGTTGTTGCATATGGTAAAATTATACCTAAAAGTATAATTGATATACCAAGACTTGGAATTATAAATGTACATTCATCAATACTTCCAAAGTATAGAGGGGCCTCACCTATACATTCTGCCCTTATAAATGGAGATAGTGAAACAGGTATAAGTATTATGTTTATAAACGAAGGTCTTGATACAGGAGATGTACTTGAAGTGTTAAAAACAGAAATACTTGAGGAAGACAATTTGGGTACACTTACTGACAGATTATCTAAGCTTGGAGCACAAGGGTTAGAAAATACAATACCTAAATTAATTAATAATACATATATAGCAACAAAACAAGATGATAGTAAAGCAACATTAGTAAAGCCTATAAAAAAAGAAGAAATGCAGATAGATTTTGATAAGACAAAAGAACAAATTTTTAATTTAGTAAGAGGGCTTAGTCCAAGTCCTTGTGCATATACAATTAAAAATGGAGAACATATTAAAATATATAGTGTACAAAAATTAGAAAAAAAATATGACCTAGCCAATGGAGTAGTTGCAGAACTTACAAAAAAAGGACCTGTAATAAGTTGCGCGAATGGTTCAATTCTTATCAGCTCTGCTAAATTTGAAGGTAAAAAGTTAATGACCGGACAAGATATAGTAAACGGTAGAAAACTTTTAGTAGGAGATATTATTTATGATAGAAAATAG